A genomic window from Dehalococcoidia bacterium includes:
- the phnE gene encoding phosphonate ABC transporter, permease protein PhnE: MRGSAVFAGKREPLVWGLLALLAVLAMREVGLFEGQRLLRGLSNLAVFARDMVPPDVGVLPLAGRALWETVVMAFAGTALGFVLSLPLGMMGARTVSPLPLVAVARLVVAVARTIPSLLWAVLFVIMVGLGPLAGTLGLALYSLGYLGKIYSELFEGVDPEVLEAVRGVGAGRIHLARFAVWPESANAALSQLLFMLEYNVRASSILGFAGAGGIGFYISLYLQVLDYQKLATLLLLILGLTLAMDVASAWVRSRYLLRQ, translated from the coding sequence TTGAGGGGGAGCGCGGTATTTGCCGGCAAGAGGGAGCCCCTGGTATGGGGGCTCTTGGCCCTGCTGGCCGTCCTGGCTATGCGGGAGGTGGGCCTCTTTGAAGGACAGCGGCTGTTGCGTGGGCTTTCCAATCTGGCGGTGTTCGCTAGGGATATGGTGCCGCCGGACGTCGGCGTCCTGCCCCTGGCGGGACGGGCCCTGTGGGAGACGGTGGTGATGGCCTTCGCGGGGACGGCCCTGGGGTTTGTGCTATCGCTGCCTTTGGGTATGATGGGCGCCCGCACCGTATCCCCTCTGCCGCTGGTGGCGGTGGCGCGGCTGGTGGTGGCGGTGGCCCGTACCATTCCATCGCTGTTGTGGGCAGTGTTGTTCGTCATCATGGTGGGGCTGGGGCCGTTGGCGGGCACCTTGGGTCTGGCCCTATACAGCTTGGGTTACCTGGGGAAGATATATTCCGAGTTGTTCGAGGGGGTGGACCCTGAGGTATTGGAAGCGGTGCGTGGTGTGGGGGCGGGGAGGATACATTTGGCGAGGTTCGCCGTCTGGCCCGAGAGCGCCAACGCCGCTCTGAGCCAGCTCCTTTTCATGCTGGAGTACAACGTGCGGGCGTCGTCCATCTTGGGGTTTGCGGGGGCGGGGGGAATCGGGTTCTATATCAGCCTGTACCTGCAAGTGCTGGACTATCAGAAGCTGGCCACGCTGCTGCTGCTTATCTTGGGCCTCACCTTGGCCATGGATGTGGCTAGCGCCTGGGTGCGCAGCCGCTACCTCTTGCGTCAGTAG
- a CDS encoding ATP-binding cassette domain-containing protein — protein sequence MRPGDSDVYAVRAEGLWFAYRHHEWVLQDVGVRVPRGSLMAIMGPSGAGKTTLLRLLAGLLRPQRGEVQILGHDVHNGMPRALRRRLGYIPQQLGLVRGLTALENVLVGALGRISGPGPLLGLFPKEEVERARALLAELGIGQKEREQAFHLSGGERQRVAIARALMQDPVVVFADEFVSDLDLPLAAEVLGHVRELASRRDITFVMNMHEVALVQEYCDRVLVMRRGRPLFEGRGNDVTWSLLREAMS from the coding sequence ATGCGGCCAGGGGATTCTGACGTTTACGCCGTACGGGCCGAGGGGCTCTGGTTCGCCTATCGCCACCATGAGTGGGTCCTTCAGGACGTGGGGGTGAGGGTGCCCCGGGGGTCCCTCATGGCCATCATGGGGCCATCGGGGGCAGGGAAGACGACCCTGTTGCGTCTGCTGGCTGGCCTCCTGCGGCCCCAGCGCGGCGAGGTGCAGATCTTGGGTCATGATGTCCACAACGGCATGCCCCGGGCCCTCAGACGGCGTCTGGGCTACATCCCGCAACAGCTAGGGCTGGTGCGGGGGCTGACGGCCTTGGAGAACGTACTGGTGGGGGCGCTGGGCCGGATCTCGGGGCCAGGCCCGCTACTGGGGCTCTTTCCTAAAGAGGAGGTAGAGCGGGCGCGGGCTCTGCTGGCCGAGCTGGGTATCGGACAGAAGGAGCGGGAGCAGGCCTTCCACCTGAGCGGCGGCGAGAGGCAGCGGGTGGCCATCGCTCGCGCTCTGATGCAGGACCCTGTGGTGGTGTTCGCCGACGAGTTCGTCTCCGACCTGGACTTGCCCCTGGCGGCGGAGGTCCTGGGCCATGTGCGGGAGCTAGCCTCCCGACGCGACATCACCTTCGTCATGAACATGCACGAGGTGGCCCTGGTGCAGGAGTACTGTGACCGGGTGCTGGTGATGAGGCGGGGCCGCCCATTGTTCGAGGGGCGGGGCAACGATGTGACATGGTCCCTGCTGCGGGAGGCGATGTCTTGA
- a CDS encoding phosphate/phosphite/phosphonate ABC transporter substrate-binding protein, whose product MARWMFVALLAVAVVLGGCGGGRGEPQELVIAVQPTQQAAEMMEKARPIERFLEERLPGVDVKIFVPTSYAAVVEALRFGQAHVAFMSAWPSLLATKEAGAHLVLAEVRQVMRDGQQVEAPYYFSHWIVLKESPYQSLGELRGKRACFPSPISTSGYVAPMGRLVELGLLPQPASGEEADPKRFFSDVVFGGGYQQCWQALKQGQVDVTVMAGDVSQQLYQEAMAASRVLESQGPLPSHGVVVSKGLKDPLRAQVIDALMALGNERPELMRGFVSAIFVRFQPTTLQEHLGQLSRYLQLTGLQFRER is encoded by the coding sequence ATGGCGCGATGGATGTTCGTAGCGCTGTTGGCGGTGGCGGTGGTGCTGGGGGGGTGTGGCGGGGGCAGGGGGGAGCCGCAGGAGTTGGTGATAGCGGTGCAGCCCACCCAGCAGGCGGCGGAGATGATGGAAAAAGCGCGCCCCATCGAGCGTTTCCTGGAGGAGCGGCTGCCCGGGGTGGACGTGAAGATCTTCGTCCCCACCAGCTATGCGGCGGTGGTGGAGGCCCTCCGTTTTGGCCAGGCCCACGTGGCCTTCATGAGCGCGTGGCCTTCCCTGTTGGCCACCAAGGAGGCAGGCGCCCACCTGGTGCTGGCCGAGGTACGGCAGGTGATGCGCGATGGGCAACAGGTGGAGGCGCCATACTACTTCTCCCACTGGATCGTTCTTAAAGAGAGCCCCTACCAGTCGTTGGGGGAGCTAAGGGGCAAGAGGGCCTGTTTCCCCAGCCCTATTTCCACCTCCGGTTATGTGGCGCCTATGGGGAGGCTGGTGGAGCTGGGGCTGCTACCCCAGCCGGCCAGCGGCGAAGAGGCCGATCCCAAGAGGTTCTTCAGCGATGTAGTGTTCGGTGGCGGCTACCAGCAGTGCTGGCAGGCCCTCAAGCAAGGGCAGGTAGATGTGACGGTTATGGCCGGCGATGTCTCCCAGCAGCTATACCAGGAGGCTATGGCTGCCTCTCGCGTCCTGGAGAGTCAAGGTCCCCTGCCCAGCCATGGAGTGGTGGTGAGCAAGGGGCTCAAGGACCCCCTGCGTGCCCAGGTCATCGACGCCTTAATGGCCTTGGGCAATGAGAGGCCTGAATTGATGCGGGGCTTCGTCTCGGCCATCTTCGTGCGATTCCAGCCCACCACCTTGCAGGAGCACTTGGGCCAGCTGAGCCGCTACCTCCAGCTCACTGGCCTCCAATTTCGGGAGCGATAG
- a CDS encoding PAC2 family protein has protein sequence MDVGPFRLHEPLPPLQRPVMALALQPWIDVGSVGTIVLSFLEESWPSRSLGELIRPGHFYDFTRYRPMLYRRGQRRVVTLPNTYIRYAQAPDGSHWILVHALEPHCHGEEYVEGLATLMERLGVGTYCLVGSYYGPVPHTRPPLIVGTAGTAQALARLQAAGVRESRYEGPTTVLALMYQHAEALGIETISILVQVPAYAQLERDYRSAHAVLSVLSQVFGIPLPLDKMREEGEKQYSELDAQARRDPRMQRWIEELERIYEAEASLQEPEPPRLSPELERFLEELERRWEGPQPPDR, from the coding sequence ATGGACGTAGGGCCGTTCCGCCTCCATGAGCCTTTGCCACCTCTGCAGCGGCCGGTGATGGCGCTGGCCCTACAGCCGTGGATCGATGTGGGGTCCGTGGGCACCATAGTCCTCTCCTTCCTGGAGGAGAGCTGGCCCTCGCGCTCCCTGGGGGAGCTCATCCGGCCTGGCCACTTTTACGACTTCACCCGTTACCGCCCCATGCTTTACCGGCGGGGCCAACGCCGCGTGGTCACCCTGCCCAACACCTACATCCGCTACGCTCAGGCGCCCGACGGTAGCCACTGGATTCTGGTCCATGCCCTGGAGCCCCACTGCCACGGCGAAGAATACGTGGAAGGGCTGGCCACCCTCATGGAGCGGCTAGGGGTGGGCACCTACTGCCTGGTGGGCTCCTACTATGGGCCTGTGCCCCATACCCGCCCCCCGCTCATCGTGGGCACGGCCGGCACCGCCCAAGCCCTGGCCCGCTTGCAGGCGGCTGGGGTGAGGGAGAGCCGTTACGAGGGGCCTACTACCGTGCTGGCCCTCATGTACCAGCACGCCGAGGCTCTGGGCATCGAGACCATCTCCATCCTGGTGCAGGTGCCGGCCTACGCCCAGCTGGAGAGGGACTACCGCAGCGCCCATGCCGTGCTCTCCGTCCTATCCCAGGTGTTCGGCATACCCCTACCCCTGGACAAGATGCGTGAGGAGGGGGAGAAGCAGTATAGCGAGCTGGACGCCCAGGCCCGCCGTGACCCTAGGATGCAAAGGTGGATCGAGGAGCTGGAGCGCATCTACGAGGCCGAGGCCTCCCTCCAGGAGCCAGAACCACCCCGCCTCTCCCCAGAGCTGGAGCGCTTCCTAGAAGAGCTGGAACGCCGCTGGGAGGGCCCCCAGCCCCCCGACCGTTAG
- a CDS encoding Lrp/AsnC family transcriptional regulator, with the protein MGTLPLPVSVDDPINQAILAVAEDRLEGFQRDPLGEIARRTGLPVETVVERIRAMLEAGTIRRVRQTLLSTNLAQGALVAWNVPQERLHRAFDFMFQEDPFSGHVVIRTTEGTRAGARFRLWTTLKVPQGFSLEKHCRLLAQRVGALEFRIMPPKAMFVLGVGHVRRRSLVPGAKSDLPAEAQPVVVEELSELEWRVLMALKREFLPHEIRPGLWEGRAQEAGVDLETFYRVAEGLAQRGIIGRFSTFLEHRKPVADGQRVAPYNALFHWAVPPGREIEAGREVGRFYVLTHCYWREAGPEFNNVNIMAVAHGQDKAWLLAHKEAIDRHLAEVGIPVLYTNTFWGGRSEIKPSEISPLAYVEWCQRMGVDPQQMRE; encoded by the coding sequence ATGGGCACCCTGCCACTGCCGGTGAGCGTGGACGACCCCATCAACCAGGCCATCCTGGCCGTTGCCGAGGACCGGCTAGAGGGTTTCCAACGTGACCCCCTAGGCGAGATCGCCCGGCGCACGGGCCTCCCCGTGGAGACGGTGGTGGAGCGGATAAGGGCCATGCTGGAAGCGGGGACCATACGCCGCGTGCGCCAGACCCTCCTCTCCACCAACCTGGCCCAGGGCGCCCTTGTGGCCTGGAACGTGCCCCAGGAGCGTCTGCACCGAGCCTTCGACTTCATGTTCCAGGAGGACCCCTTCAGCGGCCATGTGGTCATCCGCACCACCGAGGGGACGAGGGCGGGTGCTCGCTTTCGCCTCTGGACCACCCTGAAGGTGCCCCAGGGGTTCTCCCTGGAGAAGCACTGTCGTCTATTGGCCCAGCGGGTGGGGGCGCTGGAGTTCCGCATCATGCCCCCTAAGGCCATGTTCGTTCTGGGGGTGGGGCATGTGCGCCGCCGTTCCCTGGTGCCGGGGGCCAAGTCGGACCTTCCGGCCGAAGCGCAACCAGTGGTGGTGGAGGAGCTCTCAGAGTTGGAGTGGCGGGTGCTCATGGCCCTCAAACGGGAGTTCCTCCCCCATGAGATCAGGCCCGGCTTGTGGGAGGGGCGGGCCCAAGAGGCGGGGGTGGATCTGGAGACTTTCTACCGGGTGGCCGAGGGGCTGGCCCAACGGGGCATCATCGGCCGCTTCTCTACCTTCCTGGAGCACCGCAAGCCGGTGGCGGACGGGCAGCGGGTGGCCCCCTACAACGCCCTCTTCCACTGGGCCGTCCCCCCGGGGCGGGAGATAGAGGCGGGCCGGGAGGTGGGCCGTTTCTATGTCCTTACCCACTGCTATTGGCGGGAGGCAGGCCCGGAGTTCAACAACGTCAATATCATGGCTGTGGCTCATGGGCAGGACAAGGCCTGGCTCCTGGCCCACAAGGAGGCCATCGACCGCCACCTGGCGGAGGTGGGCATCCCCGTCCTGTACACCAACACCTTCTGGGGGGGCCGCAGCGAGATCAAGCCGTCCGAGATCTCCCCCCTGGCCTATGTGGAGTGGTGCCAGCGTATGGGGGTTGATCCCCAGCAGATGCGGGAGTAA
- a CDS encoding CoA transferase — protein MATALEGVKVIDLSQEIAGPFCTKLLADYGADVIKVEPPHVGDKARHMGPFKDDHPHPEKSGLFLYLNTNKRSLTLNLETATGRQILRRLVEGADILVESYPPGYLDGLGLGYKELSAINPRLVMTSITWFGQTGPYKDFQGSEIVLYAMGGEMYSTGIPEREPIKTALTTSQVQAGAMAAVATMGAYLLASAQGQGQHIDLSMMEALCGGIDRRASALIGYQYTGEITPRAGGMGVRGYPAGVYPCQDGYIEIVGGAAHWQRIVKMLGEPEFLKDPKWTQPTAQTDPQLYEEFMAFFIPWLMERSKREIWRIAQENHVICAPLNTPADVYDDPHFNQRGFFVDVEHPVVGRFRMPGRPFIMSETPWQLRRPAPLLGEHTEEILQELGYTQDDILILRQTGVI, from the coding sequence ATGGCCACAGCACTTGAGGGTGTAAAGGTCATCGACCTCAGCCAGGAGATCGCTGGCCCCTTCTGCACCAAGCTCCTGGCCGACTACGGGGCGGACGTCATCAAGGTGGAGCCGCCGCACGTGGGAGACAAGGCCCGCCATATGGGCCCCTTCAAGGACGACCATCCCCACCCTGAGAAGAGCGGCCTTTTCCTTTACCTCAACACCAACAAACGCAGCCTCACCCTCAACCTAGAGACAGCCACAGGGCGCCAGATCCTGCGCCGCCTGGTGGAAGGGGCGGACATCTTGGTGGAGAGCTACCCCCCAGGGTACTTGGACGGCCTGGGCCTGGGATATAAAGAGCTATCAGCCATAAACCCCCGCCTGGTGATGACCTCCATAACCTGGTTCGGCCAGACGGGCCCCTACAAGGACTTCCAAGGCAGCGAGATCGTCCTCTACGCCATGGGCGGTGAGATGTACAGCACAGGCATCCCAGAGCGGGAGCCCATCAAGACCGCTCTCACTACCTCCCAAGTCCAGGCGGGGGCCATGGCCGCCGTCGCCACCATGGGTGCCTACCTTTTGGCCTCCGCCCAGGGGCAGGGCCAGCACATCGACCTCTCCATGATGGAGGCCCTGTGTGGAGGCATCGACCGTCGGGCCTCCGCCCTCATCGGCTACCAATACACTGGCGAGATCACACCGCGGGCTGGGGGCATGGGGGTGCGGGGTTACCCAGCAGGCGTCTATCCATGCCAGGACGGCTACATTGAGATAGTGGGTGGTGCTGCCCACTGGCAGCGTATCGTCAAGATGCTGGGGGAGCCGGAGTTCCTGAAGGACCCCAAGTGGACACAGCCCACCGCCCAAACGGACCCCCAGCTATACGAGGAGTTCATGGCCTTCTTCATCCCCTGGCTCATGGAGAGGTCCAAGCGGGAGATATGGCGCATCGCCCAGGAGAACCACGTCATCTGCGCACCCCTCAACACCCCAGCCGACGTCTACGACGACCCCCACTTCAACCAGCGGGGTTTCTTTGTAGACGTGGAACACCCAGTGGTGGGGCGCTTCCGCATGCCCGGTAGGCCCTTCATCATGAGCGAGACCCCCTGGCAGCTGCGCCGCCCCGCCCCCCTGCTGGGCGAGCACACGGAGGAGATCCTCCAGGAGCTGGGCTACACCCAAGACGATATCCTCATCCTGCGCCAGACGGGCGTCATCTGA
- a CDS encoding CoA transferase, with protein sequence MATLPLEGVRVVDLTVVWAGPFGTMLLADLGAEVIRVENIHVWQTYTRGLMARPPKQVAAQYQPWTLGFPDREPGRRPWNRAPLFNAHARNKRSCTIDLRQPKGKELFAKLVSISDVVYENNPPETMEKLGITYDYLRSIKPDIIYVQVPGYGATGPYRNYRALGVHLEGSVGHTLLRTYPDLDPSQTSAVYTGDYLAGAVGAFATLLAIHHRRRTGKGQHIDLAQAENAIAMLAQAYMDYALNGRIQSSLGNRHPTAVQGCYPCKEEGRDRWVVITIRDDRDWEAFCRALGNPPWTQDPKFADVASRRRHQDELDQHIAAWTSQHTNYEVMHILQAHGVPAGPVMDAKDCYEDPHLRERGFFHELYQEDCGTHLYPGFLWRYSHTPMRIWRAPVRLGEDNEYVYKELLGVSDEEYRKLEAEGFLGMDYAPEVP encoded by the coding sequence ATGGCCACTCTACCATTGGAAGGCGTGCGGGTGGTGGACCTGACGGTGGTGTGGGCCGGCCCCTTCGGCACCATGCTCTTGGCCGACCTGGGTGCCGAGGTCATAAGGGTGGAGAACATACACGTATGGCAGACCTATACCCGCGGCCTCATGGCCCGACCCCCTAAGCAGGTGGCCGCCCAATATCAGCCCTGGACCCTGGGCTTCCCGGATCGGGAGCCTGGCCGCCGCCCCTGGAACCGCGCCCCCCTCTTCAACGCCCACGCTCGCAACAAGCGCTCCTGCACCATCGACCTTCGCCAACCCAAGGGCAAGGAGCTGTTCGCCAAGCTGGTATCCATTAGCGACGTGGTCTACGAGAACAACCCTCCGGAGACCATGGAGAAGCTGGGCATCACCTATGACTATCTCCGCTCCATCAAGCCCGACATCATCTATGTGCAGGTGCCGGGATATGGAGCCACAGGGCCCTATCGCAACTACCGCGCCTTGGGGGTACACCTGGAGGGCTCCGTTGGCCATACCCTCCTGCGCACATACCCCGACCTGGACCCTAGCCAGACCAGCGCCGTCTACACCGGCGACTACCTGGCCGGGGCGGTAGGTGCCTTCGCCACCTTGCTGGCCATCCACCACCGGCGCCGCACGGGCAAGGGCCAACACATCGACCTAGCCCAGGCGGAGAACGCCATCGCCATGTTGGCCCAGGCCTATATGGATTACGCCCTCAATGGCCGCATCCAGTCCAGCCTGGGCAACCGCCATCCCACCGCCGTGCAGGGCTGCTACCCTTGCAAGGAGGAGGGACGCGACCGCTGGGTAGTCATCACCATCCGCGATGACCGCGATTGGGAGGCCTTCTGCCGTGCCCTGGGCAACCCGCCCTGGACCCAAGACCCCAAGTTCGCCGATGTGGCTAGCCGTCGTCGCCATCAGGACGAGCTAGACCAGCACATCGCCGCCTGGACAAGCCAGCACACCAACTACGAGGTGATGCACATCCTCCAGGCCCATGGCGTCCCCGCAGGTCCCGTGATGGACGCCAAGGACTGCTATGAAGACCCCCACCTGCGGGAGCGAGGCTTCTTTCACGAGCTATACCAGGAGGACTGCGGAACCCATCTCTACCCCGGCTTCCTATGGCGCTACTCCCACACGCCCATGCGAATCTGGCGGGCCCCCGTGCGCCTGGGGGAGGACAACGAGTACGTCTACAAGGAGCTCCTAGGCGTCTCGGACGAGGAATACAGGAAGCTGGAGGCCGAGGGCTTCCTGGGCATGGACTACGCTCCCGAGGTGCCCTGA
- a CDS encoding HAMP domain-containing sensor histidine kinase: MAHLLVVLPGLLALVIWAGIRMSHDISAKYREALLRTASLMATVLDEELESGPRVPAGVYAHALGELAGVSLAILDEKGNVVAASDDYPWGEDEEASSFMMAAAVIGDPRMPRGVLVAGRPKGPMNAEIRNTWLALGGMGLLVLGASVAASLLLARHISRPVRELTASAAALARGDLGQSVVPQGPVETRQLAEAFNTMAHRLRSWLERQLALVAEAAHELRSPLASVRLRLEMAQAHGERDPETARRYLALALEEVERLDRLAHQLLSLSSVDAQLARGAQPMDPAPVLFQVADSMMVLAQHKGLQMQVDVPPHLPLVRASAELLSTAVRNLLDNAIKFTPPGGRVRLSAQAAGGQVEIAVSDSGVGIPPDELPYIFQRFRRGRHGTGERGSGAGLGLALVKTIAEGYGGQVKVESRLGEGSTFVLALPCAEASQGTSGA, translated from the coding sequence GTGGCCCATCTCTTGGTGGTGTTGCCTGGGTTGCTGGCTTTGGTCATATGGGCGGGCATACGCATGAGCCATGACATAAGCGCCAAATACCGGGAGGCCCTGCTCAGGACGGCCTCCTTAATGGCCACCGTTCTGGACGAGGAGTTGGAGTCGGGGCCTCGTGTACCCGCGGGGGTTTACGCACACGCCCTCGGCGAGCTGGCGGGGGTCTCCCTCGCTATCCTAGACGAAAAAGGCAATGTAGTAGCGGCCTCCGATGACTATCCATGGGGAGAAGATGAGGAAGCCTCGTCCTTTATGATGGCAGCAGCTGTCATTGGCGATCCTCGTATGCCGCGGGGGGTCCTCGTGGCAGGTAGGCCCAAGGGCCCCATGAACGCCGAGATCCGCAACACCTGGCTGGCCTTAGGGGGGATGGGGCTGCTGGTGTTGGGGGCATCGGTGGCGGCTAGCCTCTTGCTGGCTAGGCATATCTCGCGGCCTGTACGCGAGCTTACCGCCTCAGCCGCTGCCCTGGCCCGGGGCGACCTAGGCCAGAGCGTGGTCCCCCAGGGCCCGGTGGAGACGCGGCAGCTGGCGGAGGCCTTCAACACCATGGCCCATCGCCTGCGCTCTTGGCTGGAGCGGCAGCTGGCCTTAGTGGCGGAGGCGGCCCATGAGCTGCGCTCTCCCTTGGCCAGCGTGCGACTGCGCCTGGAGATGGCCCAAGCCCACGGCGAGCGTGACCCGGAGACGGCGCGGCGCTATCTGGCTCTGGCCCTGGAGGAGGTGGAGCGTCTGGACCGCCTGGCCCATCAGCTCCTCTCCTTGAGCAGTGTCGATGCCCAGCTGGCGCGAGGGGCGCAGCCCATGGACCCTGCGCCCGTGCTGTTCCAGGTGGCGGACTCCATGATGGTGCTGGCTCAGCATAAAGGCCTCCAGATGCAGGTGGACGTTCCCCCTCACCTGCCTTTGGTGCGAGCCAGCGCGGAGCTGCTGAGCACCGCCGTGCGCAACCTATTGGACAACGCCATCAAGTTTACACCGCCCGGGGGCAGGGTGCGTCTCTCGGCGCAGGCCGCGGGAGGGCAGGTGGAGATAGCGGTGTCCGACTCGGGGGTGGGGATCCCCCCTGATGAGCTGCCCTACATCTTCCAGCGTTTTCGGCGGGGGAGGCATGGCACGGGAGAAAGGGGCAGTGGCGCCGGCCTCGGTCTAGCCTTGGTGAAGACCATCGCCGAGGGATATGGTGGTCAAGTAAAGGTGGAGTCCCGTCTGGGCGAGGGGTCTACCTTCGTCCTGGCCTTGCCGTGCGCTGAGGCCTCTCAGGGCACCTCGGGAGCGTAG
- a CDS encoding response regulator transcription factor, whose product MKSPQDEGRRLRVLIIEDDQDIAEPLQFGLEMEGFEVLHAPDGERGLELARTAQPDIVLLDVMLPGVDGFSLLRTLRAESTVPIIMVTARGQELDRVMGLELGADDYVVKPFSFRELLARIKAVLRRQELAGGQGGSLLRVGELSLDRARRQAWLKGVPLRLSAREFRLLEVLMLNAGQALSRQHLLDAVWGPDWVGDPHTLEVHIRWLREKIEEDPAQPRYIVTVRGYGYRLEAP is encoded by the coding sequence ATGAAGTCTCCTCAGGACGAGGGGAGGCGGCTGCGCGTTCTTATCATCGAGGACGACCAGGACATCGCTGAGCCCCTTCAGTTCGGGCTGGAGATGGAGGGGTTCGAGGTGCTGCATGCGCCCGATGGTGAGAGGGGTCTGGAGCTGGCCCGCACCGCCCAGCCCGACATCGTCCTCCTGGACGTCATGTTGCCGGGGGTGGATGGTTTCTCCCTGTTGCGCACTCTTCGAGCGGAGTCTACGGTGCCCATCATTATGGTCACGGCCAGGGGGCAAGAGCTAGATAGGGTGATGGGCCTGGAATTGGGGGCGGACGATTACGTGGTCAAGCCCTTCAGCTTCCGGGAGCTTTTGGCCCGCATCAAGGCCGTGCTGAGGCGGCAGGAGCTGGCCGGAGGCCAAGGGGGATCCCTCCTGCGGGTGGGGGAGCTCTCCCTGGACAGGGCGCGGCGTCAAGCCTGGCTGAAGGGGGTGCCCCTTCGTCTCAGTGCAAGGGAATTCCGCCTTCTGGAGGTTCTTATGCTCAACGCTGGTCAGGCCCTCAGCCGGCAGCATCTCCTAGACGCCGTTTGGGGGCCCGACTGGGTGGGCGATCCCCATACTCTCGAGGTCCACATAAGATGGCTAAGGGAGAAGATCGAGGAGGACCCGGCTCAGCCCCGCTACATCGTCACCGTGCGCGGTTATGGCTACCGTCTGGAGGCTCCGTAA
- a CDS encoding ferric reductase-like transmembrane domain-containing protein, with protein MTGQTARDKPGPYLLVASALGAWVGVLLGLLALPRLLESFREVGGEDFWHLSRITGWEAYFFLWVSLLLGLGMAGRLAPSSWPRFLFSLHEFTGLVGMALALAHALLLLGDPLLGYSVGKLLVPLVGQEYRPLPVALGQVALYVGALTSLTFYVRRWLGPRVWRRLHYGTYLVFLLGSAHVFWTGSDAATTPALWFLGITALSVYSFTIYRIWSARMI; from the coding sequence ATGACAGGGCAAACAGCCCGAGATAAGCCCGGCCCTTACCTCCTTGTGGCCTCGGCCTTAGGCGCCTGGGTGGGGGTGTTGTTGGGCCTCCTTGCCCTCCCACGTCTTCTGGAATCCTTTCGGGAGGTGGGGGGAGAGGACTTCTGGCATCTATCGCGCATCACGGGGTGGGAGGCCTATTTCTTCCTCTGGGTTTCTCTCCTTTTGGGGCTGGGCATGGCGGGCCGGCTGGCTCCCAGCTCCTGGCCCAGGTTTCTCTTCTCGTTACATGAGTTCACGGGGCTTGTAGGCATGGCCCTCGCCCTGGCCCACGCCTTGCTGCTGCTGGGGGATCCCCTTCTGGGATATTCGGTGGGGAAGCTCTTGGTGCCGCTGGTGGGGCAGGAGTATCGTCCTCTGCCGGTGGCCCTGGGTCAGGTGGCCCTCTATGTGGGAGCCCTCACATCCCTAACCTTCTACGTGCGGCGCTGGTTGGGGCCAAGGGTCTGGCGGAGGCTCCACTATGGGACATATCTCGTCTTCCTGCTAGGGTCGGCCCACGTCTTTTGGACGGGGTCCGACGCCGCTACCACTCCGGCCCTATGGTTCCTGGGCATCACTGCCCTCTCAGTGTACAGCTTTACAATATACCGTATCTGGAGCGCTCGTATGATCTAG